The Prochlorococcus marinus str. MIT 9301 genome window below encodes:
- the nrdJ gene encoding ribonucleoside-triphosphate reductase, adenosylcobalamin-dependent, whose product MTVAPNKASSESNSNNLKKDDFPKTAPAAYPVFFRSYSRKTISGKRENWSEVGERNLSGLKELGKLSDEELILMREMQSNQKAQPSGRWLWIGGTPWINKNQNFSGAYNCTSTNLIDWEAFALMMDLAMMGCGTGAIIEPHFINNLPTVINKINIKSVSEVGITPINQRKEKSSLEIKGKDLHIKVGDSRRGWVDSYKYLLEASSNENLEREIDVYIDLEDIRPAGESLKGFGGMANPIKLKDLYSRVASLLGKAIGRKLSTVECCLLIDEAAVTIVAGNIRRSAGMRQFASDDKEAASAKENLWSQDENGNWRIDPEKDALRMANHTRVYHTKPTYQTVLDAVTKQFHSGEGAIQFAPEAIARSNADILKDDELRKEFIEIYSEQGKDEARNWINSSYGPFSEEELDHRMSRYGLNPCGEILGNDFHCNLAEVHLNQIDPGDFEEQKKAFKAAALSVACLLNHEFEVERYRKSREYDPIVGVSFTGLFDFCVHAFGTPWLKWWEAGRPNSEEGKAFKEKEAKFLDSWRKIVKETVWEYCDKHNLRRPNRCTTVQPAGTKSLLTGAAPGWHPPKAQRFIRRITFRKNDPIALACMDYGYSVVPSQSDKDENGCLLDNPFDPRCTEWLVEIPTEVSWANIDGADQIDINNFSALAQFDFYMQVQKFYTEHNTSATVEFRENEIEDLAKAIHNAIENNEGYISAALLARFSANATFPRLPFEPISKEEYISLQNKVIERKVNNDFFDALNKYDVGELSEAGPAGCDSDKCLLPLAKPKD is encoded by the coding sequence GTGACTGTTGCACCAAATAAAGCTTCTTCAGAGAGCAATTCCAATAATCTTAAAAAAGATGATTTTCCAAAGACTGCTCCAGCTGCTTATCCTGTTTTTTTTAGATCTTACAGTAGGAAAACTATCTCTGGCAAAAGGGAGAACTGGAGCGAAGTAGGTGAAAGGAATTTATCAGGCTTAAAAGAATTAGGAAAACTTTCTGATGAAGAATTGATCCTAATGAGAGAGATGCAAAGCAACCAAAAAGCCCAACCTTCAGGGAGATGGTTATGGATTGGAGGGACTCCTTGGATTAATAAAAACCAAAATTTCTCTGGGGCATATAACTGTACTTCTACAAACTTAATTGATTGGGAAGCCTTTGCTTTGATGATGGACTTAGCAATGATGGGATGTGGTACAGGGGCAATAATTGAGCCTCATTTTATAAACAATTTACCTACGGTAATAAACAAAATAAATATCAAATCAGTTAGTGAAGTTGGAATAACTCCTATAAATCAAAGGAAAGAAAAATCATCATTAGAAATCAAAGGGAAAGACCTTCATATCAAAGTTGGAGATAGCAGAAGAGGATGGGTAGATAGCTACAAATATCTTCTTGAGGCATCAAGTAATGAAAATCTTGAAAGAGAAATTGATGTTTATATTGATTTGGAAGATATTAGGCCTGCTGGAGAATCATTAAAAGGTTTTGGTGGGATGGCAAATCCTATCAAATTGAAAGATCTTTACTCCAGAGTCGCATCACTTCTTGGAAAGGCAATTGGCAGGAAATTAAGTACAGTGGAGTGTTGTTTATTAATTGATGAAGCTGCGGTAACCATAGTTGCTGGGAATATAAGAAGAAGCGCTGGGATGAGACAATTTGCTTCAGATGATAAGGAAGCAGCATCGGCAAAAGAAAATTTATGGAGTCAAGATGAGAATGGTAATTGGAGAATAGATCCTGAAAAAGATGCTCTCAGGATGGCTAATCATACTAGGGTTTACCATACAAAACCAACTTACCAAACTGTTTTGGATGCAGTTACAAAACAATTCCATTCAGGTGAGGGAGCTATTCAATTTGCTCCAGAGGCAATCGCAAGGTCAAATGCAGATATTCTCAAAGATGATGAATTGAGAAAGGAATTTATTGAAATTTACTCAGAACAAGGTAAGGATGAAGCGAGAAATTGGATAAATAGTAGTTATGGTCCATTTTCAGAAGAAGAGTTAGACCACAGGATGAGTAGATATGGACTTAACCCTTGCGGGGAGATCTTGGGAAATGATTTCCACTGTAATTTGGCTGAAGTTCATTTAAATCAGATTGATCCGGGAGATTTTGAAGAGCAAAAAAAAGCTTTTAAAGCCGCAGCTCTTTCCGTAGCATGCTTACTTAATCATGAATTTGAAGTTGAGCGTTACAGAAAAAGTAGAGAATATGACCCTATTGTTGGGGTAAGTTTTACAGGACTATTTGACTTCTGTGTACATGCTTTTGGGACGCCATGGTTGAAGTGGTGGGAAGCAGGAAGGCCTAATAGCGAAGAAGGGAAGGCATTCAAAGAAAAAGAAGCTAAATTCTTAGATTCTTGGAGAAAAATAGTAAAAGAAACTGTATGGGAATATTGTGATAAACATAATCTAAGAAGGCCAAATCGATGCACAACTGTTCAGCCAGCTGGGACTAAAAGTCTTCTAACTGGGGCAGCTCCAGGTTGGCATCCGCCAAAAGCTCAAAGATTCATTAGAAGAATAACTTTCAGGAAAAATGATCCAATTGCTTTAGCTTGCATGGATTATGGTTACTCAGTTGTTCCATCTCAATCTGATAAAGATGAAAATGGCTGCTTGCTTGATAATCCATTTGATCCTAGATGCACAGAATGGTTAGTTGAAATCCCTACAGAAGTTAGTTGGGCAAATATAGACGGAGCGGACCAAATAGATATAAATAATTTCTCAGCATTAGCTCAATTTGATTTTTACATGCAAGTGCAAAAATTTTACACAGAGCATAATACCTCTGCAACAGTAGAATTTAGAGAAAACGAAATAGAGGATCTAGCTAAGGCTATACATAATGCTATAGAAAATAATGAGGGATATATTTCAGCGGCATTGCTAGCTCGATTTAGTGCCAACGCTACTTTCCCGAGATTACCTTTTGAACCAATTAGTAAAGAGGAATATATATCATTGCAAAATAAAGTTATAGAAAGGAAAGTTAATAACGATTTCTTTGACGCTTTGAATAAATATGATGTTGGAGAACTATCTGAAGCAGGACCAGCAGGTTGTGATTCAGATAAGTGCCTGCTTCCTCTAGCTAAACCAAAAGACTAG
- a CDS encoding class I SAM-dependent methyltransferase, whose product MERVPEPELMEEKEQVISYDEADFSEGEVNLINQIDYYLLKKNILLGEKDLIVDLGCGPGNISEKLATKWPNTEVVGIDGSKEMILRAEYNKKISNDPKKLKNLRYICSDIKDIRSNDFLLKKRISLLVSNSLIHHITNLEDFFNTIRSLSSNITVNFHKDLKRPLDEKSALELKAKCSTKYNSILTNDYYASLRASYTFKELKNFTLENDLSSLDVFEDGDNYLIVYGNVLKTN is encoded by the coding sequence ATGGAAAGAGTTCCGGAACCTGAATTAATGGAAGAAAAAGAGCAGGTAATTTCTTATGATGAAGCTGATTTCTCAGAAGGGGAAGTTAATCTAATTAATCAGATAGATTATTATCTTTTAAAAAAAAATATTCTTTTAGGTGAAAAAGATTTAATAGTTGATTTAGGATGCGGCCCAGGAAATATTTCTGAGAAGTTAGCAACAAAATGGCCTAATACTGAAGTCGTTGGCATAGATGGTTCTAAAGAGATGATTTTGAGGGCAGAATATAATAAAAAAATTTCTAATGATCCGAAAAAATTAAAAAATTTACGATACATTTGTTCTGATATTAAAGATATTAGATCAAATGATTTTTTACTTAAAAAAAGAATTAGTTTACTTGTAAGTAACAGTTTGATCCATCATATTACCAATCTTGAAGATTTCTTCAACACCATAAGAAGTTTGTCTAGTAACATCACTGTGAATTTTCATAAGGACTTAAAAAGGCCATTAGATGAAAAGTCCGCTCTAGAGCTCAAAGCAAAATGTTCAACTAAATATAATTCGATTTTAACTAATGATTATTATGCCTCTTTAAGAGCTTCTTATACTTTCAAAGAGTTAAAAAATTTCACTTTGGAGAATGATCTATCCTCTTTAGATGTTTTTGAAGACGGTGATAATTATTTAATAGTCTATGGTAATGTTTTAAAAACTAATTGA
- a CDS encoding peptide chain release factor 3 encodes MSLGTKILNNKDILEAVNKRRNFAIISHPDAGKTTLTEKLLLYGGAIQQAGAVKARGNQRKATSDWMELEKQRGISITSTVLQFEYERSVINLLDTPGHQDFSEDTYRTLAAADNAVMLEDAAKGLEPQTRKLFEVCKMRKIPIFTFINKMDRPGREPFSLLDEIESELGLNTLPINWPIGSGEEFRGVIDRFSREVILFDKAVRGKQSNEKRLSLEDKEVSKYVERDLLENSLEELEVLDEAGSKFEKEKVFNGSLTPVFFGSAMTNFGVRPFLDSFLKMAQKPTSRNSNKGDIEPASDEFSGFVFKLQANMDPKHRDRVAFVRVCSGKFEKDMSVKHSRTGKTIRLSRPQKIFGQDREVVDDAYPGDVIGLNNPGMFSIGDTLYTGTHLEYEGIPSFSPEIFSWLRNPNPSAFKNFRKGVNELREEGAVQILYDFDESKRDPILAAVGQLQLEVVTHRLKSEYGVDANLEAMPYQLARWISDGWPAIEKLGRIFNCKIVKDCWNRPVILFKNEWNLNQFVEDNNQLNLNKVAPVVSGVEPIVL; translated from the coding sequence ATGAGCTTAGGTACTAAAATTCTAAATAATAAAGACATACTGGAAGCGGTAAATAAAAGAAGAAATTTTGCTATTATTTCACATCCGGATGCTGGGAAAACGACTCTTACTGAGAAGCTTCTTTTGTATGGAGGTGCCATTCAACAAGCAGGAGCCGTAAAAGCTAGGGGTAATCAGAGAAAAGCAACCTCAGACTGGATGGAACTTGAGAAACAAAGAGGTATATCTATAACATCAACTGTATTGCAATTTGAATATGAAAGATCAGTAATCAATCTATTAGATACACCAGGACACCAAGATTTCTCCGAAGATACTTATAGAACATTAGCTGCTGCTGATAATGCAGTTATGTTGGAAGATGCTGCTAAAGGACTAGAACCTCAAACTAGAAAATTGTTTGAAGTTTGCAAGATGCGAAAAATACCAATATTTACTTTCATAAATAAAATGGATAGACCAGGAAGAGAACCATTTTCTTTACTTGATGAAATTGAATCAGAACTTGGATTAAATACCCTACCTATAAACTGGCCAATTGGGAGTGGCGAAGAATTTAGAGGGGTTATTGATAGATTTTCGAGAGAGGTGATTTTATTTGATAAAGCAGTGAGAGGGAAACAATCGAATGAGAAAAGATTAAGTCTTGAAGATAAAGAGGTATCAAAATATGTAGAGAGAGATTTACTTGAAAACTCACTTGAAGAATTGGAGGTTCTTGATGAGGCAGGATCTAAATTTGAAAAAGAAAAAGTTTTCAATGGCTCTTTAACCCCAGTTTTCTTTGGATCTGCCATGACTAATTTTGGCGTAAGGCCATTTTTAGATAGTTTTTTAAAAATGGCACAAAAACCAACGTCAAGAAATAGTAATAAAGGGGATATTGAACCTGCAAGCGATGAATTTAGTGGGTTTGTTTTTAAGCTTCAGGCAAATATGGATCCAAAGCACAGAGATAGGGTTGCTTTTGTAAGAGTTTGTAGTGGTAAATTTGAAAAGGATATGTCAGTTAAACATTCCAGAACTGGGAAAACAATTAGATTATCAAGACCACAAAAAATATTTGGGCAAGATAGAGAAGTAGTTGATGATGCCTATCCTGGAGATGTTATTGGTTTAAATAATCCAGGGATGTTTTCTATTGGAGATACTCTTTATACTGGTACTCATCTGGAATATGAGGGCATACCATCCTTTAGTCCTGAAATATTCAGCTGGCTAAGAAATCCAAATCCCTCAGCATTTAAAAATTTTAGAAAGGGTGTTAATGAACTTCGAGAAGAAGGTGCAGTTCAGATTCTTTATGACTTTGATGAGAGCAAAAGAGACCCCATACTCGCAGCCGTTGGTCAATTGCAGTTGGAGGTAGTAACTCACAGATTAAAAAGTGAATATGGTGTAGATGCAAATCTTGAAGCAATGCCATATCAATTGGCTAGATGGATTTCTGATGGATGGCCAGCCATTGAAAAACTAGGCAGAATATTCAACTGTAAAATAGTTAAAGATTGTTGGAATAGGCCAGTTATTCTTTTCAAAAATGAGTGGAATCTAAATCAATTTGTTGAAGACAATAATCAATTAAATTTAAACAAAGTTGCGCCCGTTGTTAGTGGAGTCGAACCAATTGTTTTATAA
- a CDS encoding CPP1-like family protein has translation MDLNSNKNNNEKSPYEILGVKEGAAFEDIQKARDNKVKEAGEDLILKAKIESSFDQLLMGSLKARQSGNVSYEAVSASKKEKQINQFTNNNFPLLSKIKNLNNNSKNLSQYSLPKITPPSFDNLSIKISVGLLFLILLFISPDSNNRLLLSISTLILTYTQIKSGKRFIGSLGWSVTFLSIGLIFGGLLENNSFIQEISNNSLSIQKIQSIPAMVILWLGVIFL, from the coding sequence TTGGATTTAAACAGTAATAAAAATAATAACGAAAAATCACCTTATGAAATTTTAGGTGTAAAAGAAGGTGCTGCTTTTGAGGATATTCAGAAGGCTAGAGATAATAAAGTTAAAGAGGCTGGAGAAGATTTAATTTTAAAAGCGAAAATAGAGTCTTCCTTTGATCAATTACTTATGGGGAGTTTGAAAGCCAGACAATCAGGAAATGTAAGCTATGAAGCTGTAAGTGCTTCAAAAAAAGAAAAACAAATTAATCAATTTACTAATAATAATTTTCCACTGCTTTCTAAAATAAAAAATTTAAATAATAACTCTAAGAACTTAAGTCAATATAGTTTGCCAAAAATAACGCCTCCTTCATTTGATAATCTTTCAATAAAAATATCTGTTGGGTTATTATTTTTAATTTTGTTATTTATTAGTCCCGACTCTAATAATAGACTTTTACTTTCCATCTCAACATTAATACTTACCTATACTCAAATTAAATCGGGGAAAAGATTTATAGGTTCTCTTGGTTGGAGTGTTACCTTTCTTTCGATAGGATTAATATTTGGTGGATTACTTGAAAATAATTCTTTCATTCAGGAAATTTCAAATAATTCTCTATCGATACAAAAAATTCAAAGTATTCCAGCCATGGTTATTTTATGGCTAGGCGTAATTTTCTTATGA
- the hslO gene encoding Hsp33 family molecular chaperone HslO: MQDRIVRATAANGGIRLVAVLTTESSLEAKKRHDLSYLTTCILGRAFSASLLLASSMKIMHGRVTLRVRSDGPLKGLLVDAGRDGKVRGYVGNPDLELDLVKIDSNKYSFDFTKALGTGYLNVIRDSGIGEPFTSTVELVNGNIAEDLASYLYHSEQTPSAVFIGEKIQNQGIICSGGLLAQVLPKKDTDPLLVSLLEERCKEVNSFSEDLFQSKDNLLSLIKKIFPDIDDESISEKARSQEVSFKCKCSKQRSLNAMNMLDKSELEDILKKDGNAELVCEFCKNKYLINYEEIKLMIENQS; the protein is encoded by the coding sequence ATGCAGGATAGGATAGTACGAGCCACTGCAGCAAATGGTGGAATAAGATTAGTTGCTGTCTTAACAACAGAATCTTCCCTAGAAGCCAAAAAAAGACACGATCTTTCTTATCTAACCACCTGCATCTTAGGGAGAGCATTTAGTGCCTCACTGCTTTTAGCAAGTTCAATGAAGATAATGCATGGAAGAGTAACCCTAAGAGTACGTTCTGACGGACCTTTGAAGGGATTGCTGGTTGATGCAGGTAGAGACGGTAAAGTCAGAGGATATGTAGGAAATCCTGATTTAGAATTGGATCTAGTCAAAATAGATAGTAATAAATATTCTTTTGATTTCACAAAAGCATTAGGTACTGGATATTTAAATGTTATTAGAGATAGCGGAATTGGAGAACCCTTTACAAGCACAGTTGAATTAGTAAATGGGAATATTGCAGAAGACTTAGCTTCATATTTATATCATTCAGAACAAACTCCTTCTGCTGTATTTATTGGAGAAAAAATTCAAAATCAAGGAATTATTTGTAGTGGTGGATTATTAGCTCAAGTTTTACCTAAAAAAGATACTGACCCTTTACTAGTCTCACTACTTGAAGAAAGATGTAAAGAAGTAAATTCTTTTAGCGAAGATCTATTTCAATCAAAAGATAATCTTCTTTCCTTGATAAAAAAAATATTTCCTGATATCGACGATGAATCAATATCTGAAAAAGCTCGTTCACAAGAAGTTAGTTTTAAATGCAAGTGTTCTAAACAAAGAAGTTTAAATGCAATGAATATGCTTGATAAGAGCGAGTTGGAGGACATCCTCAAGAAAGATGGCAATGCAGAATTAGTATGTGAATTTTGTAAGAATAAATATCTTATAAATTATGAAGAAATTAAATTGATGATAGAAAATCAATCATAA
- a CDS encoding ABC transporter ATP-binding protein yields MLDLKEISYQPQTGERKIIDNLNLKVHENEIILICGNSGSGKTTLLEIISGLTNPQKGEITWKNKILSSRQRRWFCGVVFQFPERYFIGTTIGKELKIGHKSLREKNIEIVLNKVGLKKINLTQPPEQLSGGQQRRLAVAVQLLRNPSILLLDEPTAGLDYSMRNDVKNLILDLKNKNTIIIVTHEPEMFEGITSRILFLEKGKIKNFMKENHAG; encoded by the coding sequence ATGCTTGATTTAAAAGAAATATCTTATCAACCCCAAACTGGTGAAAGAAAAATTATAGACAATTTAAATTTAAAAGTTCATGAAAATGAAATCATATTAATTTGTGGCAATAGTGGTTCTGGGAAAACAACACTACTTGAAATAATAAGCGGATTAACAAATCCACAAAAAGGGGAAATTACTTGGAAGAATAAAATTTTATCTTCTAGACAGAGAAGATGGTTTTGTGGAGTAGTATTCCAATTTCCTGAAAGATACTTTATAGGTACAACCATTGGGAAGGAACTAAAAATAGGCCATAAATCTTTAAGAGAAAAAAATATAGAAATAGTCTTGAATAAAGTTGGTTTGAAAAAAATTAATCTGACCCAACCACCAGAACAACTAAGTGGCGGACAACAAAGAAGATTAGCTGTAGCAGTTCAACTTCTTAGAAACCCCTCAATTCTTTTACTTGATGAACCTACTGCTGGATTAGACTATTCAATGAGGAATGATGTGAAGAATTTAATTCTTGATTTAAAAAATAAAAATACAATTATTATTGTTACTCATGAACCTGAAATGTTTGAGGGAATTACTTCTAGGATATTATTCTTGGAAAAAGGGAAAATCAAAAATTTTATGAAAGAAAATCATGCAGGATAG
- a CDS encoding DUF3531 family protein: protein MNIIFREVDPFNCWIWIRFSESPTQDEKNYLDGVFDSWYVLGRLGGFNSENLQTHEEGSDLSWMSYDNDQKNASLPALMHNLGIMEYQNLWGRCWVDFGTSDSISIDILINSLNEISNNYVKIEDLIIGGENNDWAIEEHEDLVFKD from the coding sequence ATGAATATTATTTTTAGAGAAGTTGATCCTTTTAATTGTTGGATATGGATCAGGTTTTCAGAATCACCAACTCAAGATGAAAAAAATTATTTAGATGGTGTTTTTGATAGTTGGTACGTTTTAGGAAGGTTAGGTGGATTTAATTCTGAAAATTTGCAAACTCATGAAGAAGGTTCTGATCTAAGTTGGATGTCCTATGATAATGATCAAAAAAACGCATCTCTTCCAGCCTTAATGCATAATTTAGGAATTATGGAATATCAAAACCTATGGGGAAGATGTTGGGTTGATTTTGGGACTTCAGACTCCATTTCAATAGATATATTAATTAATTCTTTAAATGAGATATCAAATAATTATGTAAAAATTGAAGATTTAATTATTGGGGGTGAAAATAATGATTGGGCAATTGAAGAACATGAAGATTTAGTTTTCAAAGATTAA
- a CDS encoding 16S rRNA (uracil(1498)-N(3))-methyltransferase has protein sequence MEDFTRLIISHERIENIKNNNLKLNKEETHYINKVMRIKNGKEIFIANGEGSLWKAIKIKNDCLEIGQLKKPYLFQEQEIHLLGIAVVIPKSGFEDILKMCTEIGIDFIQPLFSERQVNKNLNFSRKLLRWNSIINEAVEQSERLWKPSILNGMDIVEWLKSRDNQERVSISITREETLYDLNQWLRKQQEFVNRRGGIFWNVIGPEGGWSSKEIDFFNRKNIAFVKLSDTILRTSTASINASSILNQWRIDLKLRN, from the coding sequence ATGGAAGACTTCACAAGATTAATTATTTCCCATGAAAGAATTGAAAATATTAAGAACAATAATTTAAAACTAAATAAAGAAGAGACTCATTATATAAACAAAGTAATGAGGATAAAAAATGGCAAAGAAATTTTTATAGCTAACGGAGAGGGTTCATTATGGAAAGCTATAAAAATTAAAAATGATTGTTTAGAAATAGGTCAATTAAAAAAACCTTACTTATTTCAAGAGCAAGAAATTCACTTGTTAGGCATAGCTGTTGTTATACCAAAAAGTGGTTTTGAGGATATTTTAAAAATGTGTACTGAAATCGGAATTGACTTTATACAGCCATTATTTTCAGAAAGACAGGTAAACAAAAATTTAAATTTTTCTAGAAAACTTTTGAGATGGAATTCAATTATTAATGAAGCAGTTGAGCAAAGTGAGAGATTATGGAAACCATCTATTTTAAATGGTATGGATATTGTTGAATGGCTAAAAAGTAGAGACAATCAAGAAAGAGTTTCAATTTCAATAACAAGAGAAGAAACACTATATGACTTAAATCAATGGTTAAGAAAACAACAAGAATTTGTAAATAGAAGAGGAGGTATTTTTTGGAACGTAATTGGCCCTGAAGGAGGATGGTCCTCAAAAGAAATTGATTTTTTTAATAGAAAAAATATTGCCTTTGTTAAACTGTCTGACACTATCTTAAGAACTTCAACGGCTAGCATTAACGCATCATCAATTCTAAATCAGTGGAGAATTGATTTAAAATTAAGGAATTAG
- a CDS encoding TIGR00297 family protein yields the protein MDIIKNQFFIGFCINFILIYIFCKIPLMTKSGWISAGILGTILWGCLSWQGWMSVVIYLLFGSLVTKIGFKFKKEQGIAEKRGGRRGPENVWGSAATGLFLAIMTKFNAANVVMFKVGFAASFAAKLADTFGSEIGKRFGKDTYLITSLKKVERGTEGGISLEGTLASFLGSIFMAFIMLRLSIISTKYHFIVVVVSGLLATLTESIIGAKFQNKYKLSNELVNAIQTSIASFFAIFALVLYSYFIN from the coding sequence ATGGATATAATTAAAAATCAATTTTTTATAGGTTTTTGCATTAATTTCATTTTGATTTATATATTTTGCAAGATTCCTTTGATGACAAAAAGTGGTTGGATAAGTGCAGGCATTTTAGGCACAATTTTGTGGGGATGTTTGTCTTGGCAAGGATGGATGTCAGTTGTAATTTATTTATTATTTGGATCTCTCGTTACCAAAATAGGTTTTAAATTTAAAAAAGAACAAGGAATAGCTGAAAAAAGAGGTGGGAGGAGAGGTCCTGAAAATGTATGGGGCTCTGCAGCTACAGGATTATTTCTTGCCATTATGACCAAATTTAATGCTGCCAACGTCGTAATGTTTAAAGTAGGTTTTGCTGCAAGTTTTGCTGCAAAGTTGGCAGATACTTTTGGCAGCGAAATTGGAAAAAGATTTGGTAAAGACACATATTTAATTACTTCACTTAAAAAGGTTGAAAGAGGAACTGAAGGAGGAATAAGTTTAGAAGGAACATTAGCTAGTTTTTTGGGATCAATATTTATGGCTTTTATAATGCTTCGTCTATCAATTATTTCTACAAAATATCATTTTATAGTTGTTGTAGTTTCTGGATTATTGGCAACACTTACCGAAAGTATTATTGGTGCTAAATTTCAAAACAAATATAAATTAAGTAATGAATTGGTAAATGCTATTCAGACAAGTATTGCTTCTTTTTTTGCTATTTTTGCTCTTGTTTTATATTCATATTTTATAAATTAG
- a CDS encoding GDSL-type esterase/lipase family protein, translated as MISLPKQLVVIGDSSVYGWGDNEGGGWCERLRKDWGNNQNGPVIYQLGVRGDGIEKVSSRWEKEWSSRGETRRNKPKAILLNVGLNDTAAIGQINGRHQLDIDGFEYGLERLINEMNSQTNVFVIGLTPVDESKMPFAGCLWYSNDFCNSYERRMEEVCLNQNVPFLPTFREMYSDKRSKNWITHDGIHLNSEGHFWLFQRLKSWETLTKWKES; from the coding sequence GTGATTAGTTTACCAAAACAGCTTGTTGTAATTGGAGATAGCTCAGTTTATGGATGGGGAGATAATGAGGGTGGCGGATGGTGTGAGAGGCTTAGAAAAGATTGGGGTAATAACCAAAATGGGCCAGTTATTTATCAACTTGGCGTTAGGGGAGATGGGATAGAAAAAGTTTCATCTAGATGGGAAAAAGAATGGTCATCTAGAGGAGAAACGAGAAGAAATAAACCTAAAGCAATCCTACTAAATGTAGGTCTTAACGACACTGCAGCAATTGGTCAGATAAATGGAAGACATCAATTAGATATAGATGGATTTGAATATGGATTAGAGAGGCTAATTAATGAAATGAACTCTCAAACAAATGTATTTGTTATTGGTTTGACACCAGTTGACGAAAGCAAAATGCCTTTCGCAGGATGTCTATGGTACTCAAATGATTTTTGTAATTCTTATGAAAGGAGAATGGAGGAAGTATGCCTCAATCAGAATGTTCCATTTCTTCCTACTTTTAGAGAAATGTACTCTGATAAAAGGAGTAAAAATTGGATTACGCATGATGGAATTCATCTAAATTCCGAAGGTCATTTCTGGCTTTTCCAAAGACTTAAGAGCTGGGAAACTCTTACAAAATGGAAGGAATCCTAA